Proteins encoded by one window of Rhodamnia argentea isolate NSW1041297 chromosome 6, ASM2092103v1, whole genome shotgun sequence:
- the LOC115734150 gene encoding CBL-interacting serine/threonine-protein kinase 1-like yields MVKKGEEAKGMRLGKYELGRTLGEGNFGKVKVATDVESGQGFAVKIIEKAKISHLKITDQIKREIGTLKLLKHPNVVRLREVLASKTKIYMVLEYATGGELFDRIANQGRLPEAEGRKLFQQLIDGVSYCHDKGVFHRDLKLENILVDSRGNIKITDFGLSALPQHFRDDGLLHTTCGSPNYVAPEVLNNKGYDGATSDVWSCGVILYVILTGYLPFDDRNLVVLYQKIFKGETHIPKWLSPGAKSLIRRILDPNPVTRITMDGIKAHNWFRQDYNPANPDDEENTYIDDEAFSVQEVPSEGEKSPGSPTLINAFQLIGMSSCLDLSGFFEKEDISERKIRFTSNHSAKDLLERIEDTVTQMGFRVQRKNGRLKVMQEKKSPGSLSVAAEVFEISPSLFVVELRKSYGDSSVYRQLCKRLSNELGVPQNQQLLTSGM; encoded by the exons aTGGTGAAGAAGGGGGAGGAGGCCAAGGGAATGCGACTGGGGAAGTACGAGCTCGGGAGGACGCTGGGCGAAGGCAATTTCGGGAAGGTGAAGGTCGCCACGGACGTCGAGTCCGGCCAGGGGTTCGCCGTCAAGATCATCGAGAAGGCGAAGATCAGCCACCTCAAGATCACCGATCAG ATAAAGAGAGAGATTGGCACATTGAAGCTCCTCAAGCATCCTAACGTGGTCAGATTACGCGAG GTCTTGGCAAGCAAAACCAAGATTTACATGGTCCTGGAATATGCGACGGGGGGAGAACTGTTTGACAGAATT GCAAATCAGGGAAGGCTTCCTGAAGCTGAAGGGAGGAAGCTCTTTCAGCAGTTAATAGATGGTGTTAGCTACTGTCACGACAAAGGTGTTTTCCACCGAGATCTCAAG CTGGAGAATATTTTGGTTGATTCAAGGGGAAACATAAAGATCACAGATTTCGGCCTTAGTGCTTTACCCCAGCATTTTAGG GATGACGGATTACTTCATACCACCTGCGGGAGTCCCAACTATGTCGCTCCGGAGGTTCTTAACAACAAAGGATATGATGGGGCAACCTCAGACGTGTGGTCATGTGGTGTTATACTTTACGTCATTCTGACTGGGTATCTCCCTTTTGATGACAGGAATCTGGTTGTTCTCTACCAAAAG ATATTCAAAGGAGAGACTCATATCCCAAAATGGCTATCACCAGGTGCCAAGAGTCTTATAAGGCGAATTCTAGATCCCAATCCAGTAACCAGGATAACAATGGATGGTATTAAAGCACACAATTGGTTTCGACAGGACTACAATCCTGCAAACCCTGATGATGAAGAGAACACTTACATCGATGACGAAGCCTTTTCCGTGCAGGAAGTG CCATCCGAAGGGGAGAAGAGTCCAGGATCACCAACACTCATCAATGCCTTCCAGCTAATTGGAATGTCTTCATGTTTAGATCTTTCCGGCTTCTTTGAGAAAGAG GACATCTCGGAGAGGAAGATTAGATTTACATCCAATCATTCTGCCAAGGACTTGCTGGAGAGGATCGAGGATACTGTGACACAGATGGGTTTTCGGgttcaaagaaaaaatgggaGA TTGAAAgtaatgcaagaaaagaaaagtccgGGCTCTCTTTCAGTTGCTGCAGAG GTTTTTGAGATAAGCCCATCCCTCTTTGTAGTTGAGTTAAGAAAATCATATGGAGATTCTTCAGTTTATAGACAG CTGTGCAAAAGGCTATCCAATGAGCTGGGTGTACCACAAAACCAGCAGCTACTGACCTCCGGGATGTAA
- the LOC115734153 gene encoding uncharacterized protein LOC115734153: MVSSCPRGGGGKGYDATVPMKRDLDDLHRHQQQCVECGAGAGERWLLHNVRHKAGYRLLCTHCVLSCFRGNFCPICLQVFDPIDSPPHPNQRVMCLNCPSISHLSCVTSSSNSNHHFQCPFCSNPKFRFLSLGTVPNGDDKRLRADGNAGLEAIARGAVGDDRDDVRRVIDRESAKALVAAAKIACATMSKAAAIARVEAERRVKEAALARKRAREALERVAFLTLKEKERDLKLGVVNGVGFVTEQKVKARAISTVVENEKVNGVGIVGSSPKNGVSVAGGVQGEKLHSVSQVAGLNNAQQNNFGQGG, encoded by the coding sequence ATGGTTTCTTCTTGCCCTAGAGGAGGGGGAGGAAAAGGATACGATGCGACGGTCCCGATGAAGCGCGACCTCGACGACCTCCACCGCCACCAGCAGCAGTGCGTCGAGTGCGGCGCCGGCGCGGGCGAGCGGTGGCTCCTCCACAACGTCCGCCACAAGGCGGGCTACCGCCTCCTCTGCACCCACTGCGTCCTCAGCTGCTTCCGCGGCAACTTCTGCCCGATTTGCCTCCAGGTGTTCGACCCCATCGACTCCCCACCGCACCCCAACCAGCGGGTGATGTGCCTCAACTGCCCTTCCATCTCTCACCTCTCCTGCGTTACCTCCAGCTCCAACTCCAATCACCACTTCCAGTGCCCCTTCTGTTCGAACCCTAAGTTCCGGTTCCTCTCCCTTGGAACGGTGCCGAACGGCGACGACAAGAGGTTGAGGGCGGACGGGAACGCGGGTCTCGAGGCCATTGCCCGGGGGGCCGTCGGGGATGATAGGGATGATGTGAGGAGAGTGATAGACAGGGAGTCGGCCAAGGCTCTGGTTGCAGCGGCGAAGATCGCGTGCGCCACAATGAGCAAGGCTGCGGCCATCGCGAGGGTCGAGGCGGAGCGGAGGGTCAAGGAGGCGGCACTGGCGAGGAAGAGGGCGAGGGAGGCCTTGGAGAGGGTAGCCTTCTTGACGctgaaggagaaggagagggatTTGAAACTGGGGGTTGTCAACGGGGTTGGGTTTGTGACGGAGCAGAAGGTTAAGGCCAGGGCCATCAGTACTGTTGTGgagaacgagaaggtgaatggGGTTGGGATCGTGGGTTCGTCACCGAAAAATGGTGTTTCGGTTGCTGGGGGTGTACAGGGTGAGAAGTTGCATTCGGTTTCGCAGGTTGCCGGGCTCAATAACGCCCAGCAGAATAATTTTGGTCAGGGAGGCTGA